Within Coffea arabica cultivar ET-39 chromosome 4e, Coffea Arabica ET-39 HiFi, whole genome shotgun sequence, the genomic segment TAGGCCCGTTTGGAACTTGAGTTTTTTggaagtttgtctaaaactttactgtaaatCACTGTAGAAGTAGTAGAAAAAACTTACTGTATAagtagtttaaaaactttactgtagcaattttttaatttttaaaaacttttttttataacttaaaaaaaaattccctccctaaatttttttcccatttaTCCAAAAATTGTGCTCTATATTACTGCATCAAAATAATGATTACATTTTTTCCAATCTGGAGGCCAAGTTGCTTTTCCCCTTGTTCGCATTCGAGGTATCAATGCTATGCATCCAAGGACTAAGAAGGTATTAATTAACTCTTTTAATCATCACCTTAAAGCAACTTTGCTGGACCTTATATTTTGTGagaatttatggtgattttgttccaaaaaaaatttggagACACATGGagattttcttatatttcacTTGCACATAAAATCTCACACCATTATAGCAAAATAATTAGCACCTTAGATTGTGAAATATTACAAAAACTCAAGTGGAAAGGAATCCGTTAACCCAACCTTGACCACAAGGCTTAAATTTGTTCATTACCAAGTCAAAATCCCAAATATTAAAAAAGAGCCAAATTGTACAATTGAAAATAGTTCGAGCTACGTGGAAATCAAGCGTGGCAACCATATACTATTCATTTCGGTGAAGGTACATGTGATCAACCATTGCATTTCGTAATTCCTTTCAATCATGGAGTGCTTCTGGAGTGACGTGCAATTGAGGTATTTGAGCTCCTGCGGTATGTGCGCCATCCATATTCGCTTCATCCGCCAAGTAGACGTCGTATGGCTGCATCTCCCTAATGAAATTGTGCAGTACACAGCACGCCACTACAATGTTCCTCTGTTCCTCAACAGGATAGTTTTTCATTGGACCATCCAAAATTTTGAATCTCATTTTCCATACCCCAAACGTCCTCTCTCTTATATTCCAAACCGAAGAATGACGGCGATTAAATTCACCTTTCTGTGCAGTCTGTGATCTCCCTCCTGGACCACTCTTGAAAGGGGCCATGAATCCTGGCATGTGTCTGTACACTGCATCAACCACGTAATATTTTCCAACCGGTGGTACGGGAAATGCTGCATCCGGATTGGAAATAGCATCCATTAAGACACGGCTATCATGGGCACTTCCTTCCCAGCCAGCTCTGACATATACGAACCTCATATCGTGGTCACATGCAGCTAAAACATTCTGTGAAAGCGTGCCTTTTCTGTTACGAAAGGCATCCTGTTCCCCTCTTGGCACGCTTGCCGAGACATGTGTTCCATCAATAGTTccaatgcaatcctaaacattgAATTTTAATGCAAATTAATCATAAATTTAACTTATGAGTTTTAAGATGCGGCCACGTACCTTAAACCATGGATAAAATCGTCTATTATTCCGAATCCGAGGATGAGTAGTATCTGTGTTCCTATGTCGGAGTGCAATAGGTGCTAATTGGACTAAGGCCTGGCATAGGCGGCGTACGTGTCGATGAATTGTCTCAGTGGAATGTTGGAATCGTTCACCTAGCACTCTTTGTGTCAAATCATGGCTCAGACCATATAAGGCAATTGCTACGCTTTCCTCCAAAGTCACTTTATCACAAGGGCCCTCTGTAATGTATCCACTTTCTCGCAATATCCGGCATAATTGAATAAATATGGGCACATTCATGCGCATGTTATTAAGCATCCTAATGCACTTTCCCCCCAGTAGATCCTCAACCCAACCCTGACCAGTCATGGCACTCGTGTGGACCCTCTGCCCTGTCCTTGGAACCTGATGGGTTTGAAAATGCCACTGTAGAATCAACACAGCAGTTGCGGCTCTCCTTGCATCCTCTGGGTCATCTAAATTCAGTCCAAAATTGGGCGGAGCGCTGGCCATTTATCCTCTTTAGAGACAAAACACCTACATGAGAAATAAAGTACCGGATAAGGCTAAAATGCATCAATGCAAGTAATATGTGAACTAGTTGGAGCAACTCTTATATTAAAGTAGAAATCCTATTTATTATTAATTGTCTCGAAAAGTGCATATTCGAAATGCCGAAAGTTTATCAAATCGTCTTAAAATGATCCAAACTGGGCAATAAGACAACCCCAGTGCAAGTTCGTTTCCCAACAAGGAAAACCAGCATCCTTTGTAAATCACAAATACAAATATTTTACATGAAAAAATGCAAACTAATGTCCTTCAAACTGATGATGAACCTATAGGCACATGCAGGTTTCAATCATCTAGGTCGCCCCCCCAATACTCAATGCATATAACCGCTTCCTAGCATCACTCATTTGACTCAGAAACATCCTCCGATGGTCAGCGGATTCAGCCAACTTCACAGCAACTGTAATGAATACTTTATCCGGCAAGCCTGCTATTTTGTTTAAGGTTGCATTGGCATGTGTCACCGAGAAAGGGTCATCATCCACGCAAATCGGAGGAGGAGGGGCTGGAGTAGCAGCAGGTGGGGGTGGTGGGGCATCTACGCTATTGGAGATGCTCCGATCGGAAGCAAACGTCGCATCCATCCAAGATATGGCATTATTGTAGGAGGTGCGACTTAGACTAGGCGGGAGGTCGCCGTCCTCGGCGGATGAAGATTCCGGAGTCTTCCTCTTCCCCTTGCCTTTGCTTTTTGAATGTTTGGCATCTGATTTCCCAGTTGGAGGCATAGGAGGGATCATTTCATCAGTCAGGTCCACGTGCTCCGGGCCCTGGCCACCCATATTGTGATATGCTTGACTTTGCCTCGCCCTTATCTCATCATTGATGTCTACTGGTGGCTGGTTTGAGTCCCTCGCATATCGACCTTGGGcatccattttatcaaacacctCCAATAACATGTAGAAGATACGGCAATCTTTGTTGTGGAATGTCTCAAAAGATGGGTTCTCCTACACATTTAACACCAAAAATTAGCCATTAGAAGTGTTAAAAAAACAATTTTTACACTTCATAAGCTTATGATGaataacaaaaattaatttttctaccTTAATCATAGCTTCCCATTTGTTTTCGTCCATGGTTATAGTCTGGAGGAGGGGATCCTATCCGGCCCCAGTCACCCTCAACCGCATGCGATTATATTCTTGTATGAGATGCCTTAATGCATAATACTTCGCCTTGATTTGATTTGGATCAAAGTGGCATCCATTTTTGGCAAATTTATCAACAATTGCCGGGAAGACCTCGCTCTTTAAGTTGCCCTTGTTCATTTTATTACTCCGTTTCATTTCAACCAAGTACTCCACAAATTCAAGCTCTTGCTCCATTGGAAATTGGGCACGACCTTGCCTTGATGAACCAACCTTACCAGCCATTTGCTTTTTACACTTTATGTAGGACAAATAAGATTAGCGACAACTGGACGTTAAAGATACTAAACAGAAATTGACAGCCATCTATAGCCCCAATGCATATACAATACATAGTGAAGTAATACAGGTGAAAATCGTGGTAATAATAGCCATGAGCAACTAGGGCAGCCATGAACAACTAAAAGGAAATAGTTAACCAGTGAAATTAGTTGCCACAATTGCAAAAAGAGACGAATTAAATTATACCTTGAAGTAATTGGTGATGCAAAGCTGTAAGTCGTTGGAACCATACTCTGACCAAGCAGTGCTAACAGGATCGCCAAGTATGAGTTTTCCGACTGTGAGATGAAGCGAAAATCAGCCCTTACTGTTACTAACAGTCTGACATGCAATAACAGAAAAATTTACCCCAAAAACAAACCTCTAGAAATGGACCTAGTGCGCGGTGGCATAAACCTGTTAACAAAAGAATGCATGCCTATATCTCAAATTATGGAATACAGCTTAATTACCTAAATGTATAACATAACAGAAAAATACGCTAAAGAAAGAGATGAAATTCCatattcaaaatattaaaaagcaAACACTAGAAGTTTAGAGCTCCTCTATATAACAAGGACAAATGGGTttaaaattttcagctttatatAAGCTAAAGAAGTCAAAAGCAGGGGAAAACTATTGAAGCAGCTCTTAATGCCGCAGGAACAACCAAAAAGTTGATTACAAGTTAATGAGCCTTCCCCAAACTATCTTTTGCATTCGTGCAAGCATGGAGTTTCCTACCCAAGCAGTTAGGTAACCTTTGATGGAAATAAAACGTGAAAAGACAACAAATAGAGGATAAAATCAGCAGCATTGATTGGTTTGGGCCTAATTAACCTTAGAATAGACAAGCAGTGGTCCATTTCAGACATCCCAGCCATgaccagttttatttttattctttttttttatacagtATTGAGTAATCTACTCTTACTGATATGGACAAGGAAAAGGGTGTATCCAAAGGGTCAAGAAGAACGTAAATTGGACTACTTTATTAGAATTAGGaaattaaaagttttttttttatagattttATCAATAACTGGCTTCTTAAAATTCAAAGATTCTAGTAGGCAAACCTTTAACACAAAATTTAATCAACGCCGCAGGCAAATTTAATCAACTCAGCTTCCAACATTAATTCACACACAGAGCCAAATTTAagagagaatttaatgaactCAGCagccaaattaattcttacagaGCAACCTGAATGAATTAATTAACACAGAGCCAAATTAATCAACCCATGGCACTCATCAAACGTGAAATAATCAGCAGCCTTTCTCAAAACAGAGAGCAATTTTCATACCACTAGCATGTCCAAAACAGAGGTTGGTGGAACAATTCATTTAACTCAGCTATCAACTCAGCAGTAATCAATACTAAACATGGCAATCAACTCGGCTGTCAAACTAACAAAGCAGccctctgtgacagccccacctgaccctaaggcgaaccaaagggttcggcggaccgcctgcccaactctcaccgggactaCGGATCCAGAACAAATGGAAACCTTACCaaacgctcaaaagaacttcgagaagataacattcaaAACCCAATTGAGCCGAACTAAAAGATACAATCAATCTTTAGGACAACGTTCCCACggaaaaaaaaccaaaacaagATGGAGGGccgctgccacgtcacaatcccaccaagtacaagtaaactttgtttGACATGAGAGAATATACATTCCCAAAGACATATAACCATAAGGAAACACTGTAcaatatacatattagtaagtttacacaccaaaagaaatattttattaagatacatttagggtttctaaattgtcgaggagctatacccAAAAGAGCAAAAAAAATTCTAACTAGCCCAACTCAGTCTTCTAAAACATCGAAGTTCCAAAAGATAGTTCCCTTTAAGGAAAATAAGGATAACGggatggggtgagctaaaagctcaatgaggtaccaaaagtataaacattagaaatcatgagaaatcacttttagggcacatatacacatcaaatacgagaaatgaatgaacaccacaatttaaaggatacaggtggctctcaagagcccaatcCCCGTTgtaatacttgatccaacctAGTTGACCATCCGTCAacattcaaataaaggaaccaatccagtagaacaccactttaacgccaaatccCGTCCACCAACCATaccccttactgggcccgaacgccaaacaggaacatgaatggtaatacttgagtataccgaaaattcagagtctccaatacccatagattccctaggaacaggcacccatggattgccaatttcctcgaccaaacccttgctggctcgattcaatcaactcccCATAAAGTTGAGCTCAGAtgtaacaggaaggtcgttggatacacttccaaacgatattataacaggcgcaggtaacagattcaagtatatacagGAAACAGGCTACACaggccagagaacgagtgtgataaggTACATACTCGCCTCGTACAGAATAAACAGTCGAtaaagacattcaaatagcaatttgcaaaTACAGATAACCATTTttgcaataattcaggggagtggtacactcaccggttccagtacagatacttcaaaagttttacccaaagtggctttaatcgccaagaaaccctaaaataatcaagataaaacaattatagttcgcacatccacaaatccagtaaatggaatgcataaatgagattcgactacatgtcgtacgcctttcccGGTTAAGTGCTAGTacagaagaataaaaatatgacttttgagtaaaagataacagttggtcataaggttacaaacaacccccaaaaccccttcatttttactaagatcaactcaacttgaaggaaccgcgtagccctaaaattttggcagcatgccctctgtattttgctatattccggccatttatggcttcattgtttttcctcaactcagtccaattcaacacataagaaatctcaataaaATAGCCCGTCAACTAGGTtcaagttcatccaaatacaaagcaagtctaggaatgcaacttgaaatcaagttttaaggacaaaagctaAATAACAGGTTTAACGTCTCTTATCgtatcggtcacaaccgaagctacgcttatcggattgtggtgcaatttataccgtttctaAGATAAgacaaagagctacaactttgatgaagatcactcagtccagttcatagtgtatttAGGTCAAAtattcaaattacagaaccagaatctcacaatcaggctagttaaccgcactatgattaaacgacaataactcaggctactgaagtccgattgaggtgtatcttatggagtttcgaaaCAAAGACATacacctacatttcttatgaaggcctctaaagctaaatcatgcattttcagagtaaaaaattgaaatctccacgaagacagaaaactgtccgcgaaacagggcttatgggcagtcaagggtatttcggttatTTCACATACTACAGTGCTCCGATCGAGCTGAcattttacaggaagctataaaacatcatttcctacaacttttatgttttaacctaaggctaattcggcctccatcatggccaaacaaaaccgggcagaacaggattaattgaaaccctaaactggaatttccgcaaccaatcatatccaGCATATACcaacttcattttacactataacaaaccatcaatccatgactaaacaatagttactatataaaaacagaaaaatcaataataaatcaaaaatccatcaaaactccacttccaaccatcaaacctactacaaatc encodes:
- the LOC113740841 gene encoding protein ALP1-like translates to MASAPPNFGLNLDDPEDARRAATAVLILQWHFQTHQVPRTGQRVHTSAMTGQGWVEDLLGGKCIRMLNNMRMNVPIFIQLCRILRESGYITEGPCDKVTLEESVAIALYGLSHDLTQRVLGERFQHSTETIHRHVRRLCQALVQLAPIALRHRNTDTTHPRIRNNRRFYPWFKDCIGTIDGTHVSASVPRGEQDAFRNRKGTLSQNVLAACDHDMRFVYVRAGWEGSAHDSRVLMDAISNPDAAFPVPPVGKYYVVDAVYRHMPGFMAPFKSGPGGRSQTAQKGEFNRRHSSVWNIRERTFGVWKMRFKILDGPMKNYPVEEQRNIVVACCVLHNFIREMQPYDVYLADEANMDGAHTAGAQIPQLHVTPEALHD